DNA from Kryptolebias marmoratus isolate JLee-2015 linkage group LG15, ASM164957v2, whole genome shotgun sequence:
CTTGTTCTTCAAAAGATGAGAGAAGTGCTGCGTGCAAGCATCAGTCAGACTGTTGTTGAAGagactgaacagaaacaatgtGATTCTGCAACATATCTGCGTGTTTTTTAGTTAGAGGGTCACAGTAAAGAAAGTAACTGTCTTGGCAATACTTACGCAATTTTCTGGAAGTTGTCACAATGGATCACATTAGCAATCAGTTTGCGGATGCCCTCATCCGTAATGTTATTGTTCCTGAggctgacagagaaaaaacatgtttaactaTAAAGAGTTTTACTGCCTGGCAATAAATACCAACTTGATTACAACAATAAACTGATGGAAATGATCAAAACTTGACCTGAAAGTGTTTAACGTTAGGACGAATAAAGCACTGGACTCACTATAAGGAGTTACAAATGTCCATGCAGGGAAGAAGCTGCTCCACTCCAACATCGCCGACTGAGTTGTTGTCCAGCTCAAGACCCACAGGCTTCTTCAAATGCTTGAGCACGTAAGCGAGTGCAGTGCACTCCACAGGTCCGATGTTACAGAATGTCAGCTTCAAGTGGTCCACTTGCAACTTACTTATGGCATTTTTAGCTATACTGCTCTCCTGCATCTCATAGATGCATTTGATGAGCCAGACAAACCCAGGCATTGCGTGCATGCTCTTCTTCTCCCCCTGAACAGGTTGAGGGATGGACCTGAAGTGTTTCTGCATGCCTTTGGAAAGACATCTTGTCACCTGTCGACTCTTCTTCTCCACCATCACACTTGAACAGCAGTGGAAGCACAACTTTTGAAGGCGCTGGGACAGTAATCCAGACAGAAAGGTGGCTGTGATCTGCAAATTTGGGGTTTCTGCTGCAGAAGCACATTCCTGCAGGATCTTCTCTTGTTTATTACTTGAAGGTAGGCAGGCTTTGAAGCACTTACTGCTGTGACTTGTCTCCCTCATGTCCTGCAGCTCAAAAAGCTTAGGGATGGTTGAACAGTCATGGTTACTCGACAGGACGATGTAGAGAGCGGCAAAGAAGCATTGCATTGTCACATGCAGGAACTCGTAGTGTTTGCTGTGACCTAGGGACATGTCTTTGCTTTGTATGAAAAAGCTCATGCAAACATCCTTTTCTGTTACGCCACATTTTTCCAGGTCTGTGTCCGAAAAGATGTAACAGGAGGTGGCTATCCCTTTAAAGGCAAGCTGCCCAAGATGTAAGACAGATTTTAGGTTCTCCTGCAGCCACCCTCCTACGGTACGCTTAACCGTGCTGTGATGCTGAAAGAAGTGCTGTAAAATCATCAAATAAACATCAGTTATTGTTTGTGGGCTTCCTTCTCCACAGCCAAGCAGCTCCTTGTGGCACTGGGAGACTATACAGCAGAGAACCGGACTGTGACACAATCCAAGTAAAGCTGTGTTTGCCTGTAGGGATGCTAAGACCTTAGCTGCTACAGTTGAATCTCTCTGATGTTTTCTTACAAAGCAATCAATGCTGAATGGGGAAAAGCCTTTCAGGAGGACCTCTTTATAAAGGTGCTTCTTTAACCCAGGTCCTACTGCCTCTGGACGACTCGTGACCACTTTCCTGACCCCTTTCATCAGAGAACCCTGGATTAAGTTAAATAACAGTAGATGAACAGGTGCACATTGGGTGGGGCGACAGAGTCTATGCTCGTCCAAAAAACTCTGCTTCAACTCATCCAGGCCATCGAAGGTGAAGAGGATGAGATGAGGGTGGTCCAGGATGAACTGGAAGatctcctcctgctccctgTCTGGCCAGCAGCAGTGCTCAAACAGCAGCTCCTGAACAGACAGCTCCCTGTGCTCTGAGTTCAGCCTGCGACAGCTGAACGGGAACAGAAGGACAAAGTCCTGAAGGGCAGCCCCTTGAGCCCAGAGCAAGTGCAGCTTCTGGAGCAGGGTGCTTTTCCCACTGCCCGCCTCCCCAGATACCAGAACAGTGTCAGCATCCTCATTCACTATCCCCACAGGGCCAAGTATGTCCTCCAGGCCCAAAGCTCTGTGGACACCAACACCGCTCTGAGGAAGCTCCAGCTGGACTTCAGTGAAGACATCATCCAGAGCCATGTGGTTGGTCCCTCCATAAGTACTAAGAAAGCAGGACTGTGCCGACACAGAGCTGGTCAACTTTTTCTGGTATTTCAAAAACTCTGAGAACAAACAAAGataatacacaaaaaataaatcacagttatttttcaaatgttttgtgaGGTAATATTAAGGTGCACCAAAAAGTAATAgaccaaaaaactaaaagagaaatttaacaaagtaaagtaaaatggaagctctaaaataaatgacaaaaaacagctttagattttttttattattttcttgttttttttacaatgtatgTGTAGTTAAGATTAGAAGTCAACCAAGTCAGCCAATGGTGAGGCTGGgctttagaaatattttaagtGTACCCAATGGGTAATATACAGTACAtcaagtttttcattttctccatttttggCCACTACATATTTTCCATTTAACAAAAGTATAACAGTtacttaacttaaataaacttgtATTTAACAAGACTTGGAATACTTTGGGCACCTTAAGATAAATACAGATGAGGATTCCTTCCTTCTTTTAAAAGCACTTCCCTGTGGGCcatggtgggaaaaaaataagatttactAATAGGTATTCAGAATTTTCCTCATtaggaggaaataaaactgtcatGTATAGTCTGTTCTTAGTTGGATGTTAGGTCATGCTTCCTTCCAACTATAATGAGACTGGTCGCCTTGTCTGACTGATacgctttgtttaaaaagactcCCTGGCAATCTTAGGTTAGACAGATTCTACAGCTAGGAACTGTCTCATCCCTGGAATATTCTGCTTTCCATTACTTTGTGAGAAATTGATtggaaaaaaactcaacaagcTAGGTCTTCCTGTATCCCTTATCTTTTAACCATGTCAGGCCACAGTTAGCTGGataaagcagctgctgctgcatcttcattttcctacttcATAATCTGATAAAAACTAACTTTCCTCATGCACTGCACCTCCAGTGACATCTAGAGCAacttttacataatttaaatgttttattttatttattttattttttatttttttggcggGGGGGTGCTTCTTTATAGAGCCactccactacattttaaagtaaaatgtttaacatgtgaattttcacactttttagtAAAGAATACAGAGTGAACTACTGCCTTGGCCTctgttgttttacaaaaagtaaagaCGGGGTCATATTTTACATGTCTGCTGGGGTTTTAACAGCTGCACAAACAAATGATGTCTCACTTTTGACTTTTcacttggttttatttcagcaaataTAAGATGATTTAACATCTcataaaaaatctgaattataaGAGGGTAACAGcacattttttcctcctttacTCCCCTGTTAATCATCTCACAATTCATTCATCCAATGTTGATCAAACCTCCAGCTGCCCTTACAGTAATATACTGCTCATACAAATGTCCCAGTGttaatgaaaccaaaaaaactaaCCAAGTTGTCAGGGAGactaaatttgtatttttacctgTACAGTTCAAGTATGTTTTTATGCAAATTCTTTGACAAATCCACATTATATAAAACTTCAGCGCTTTCAAACACCGAAGTCAACACACCTTGGGTTGGAGTCGGTTTCTTCTGGTTCAGTTGGGGTTTAGATTCCTCTTTTTGCTGAACAAACCGTAGAACAAGTGCCGCTGCTGCCTCACCTTTGGAGCTGACATGATCAAGCAGACGCCTCGCCTGATTCACAAACAGATTGAAAGAGAACAACAGGTTCATCTTGACTGAAAAAGAGCAGAGACAAGCTTATACCAAAAGGcacatgtagttttttttctttctttctttctttctttttagaggatgaaatgtcaaagtttgaaaaagGGAGTTTTGAAGGTTACACAGGTTCAAATACAGAAGTATCTCTCAGGGGAAATCCCAGTTTATTTAGCCTACAGCAGAGGCACCATCTGCCTGCAGGTTTGCTAATGTTGTACTTCATGTTTAGGTACTTTAGTAGTTAAATCTTTTAGCACGTAGATGTCATTATagcataaaatgtattttatcaaATAGTTCAACTTAGACAAAAATGATTCAAGCATGACTTTCTGTATGattttctgtcagaaagaaagaaaataaatgagtaagTAAtttcttgaagggatgcatattgcctgctgcctttcccatcagagttttaaactaacataactcatattgagaaatgacagaggtATAACCACTTTGGTTCAAACCTTAAATATAACATTACACAAGACCTtacatgtgttgtgaattactctcagctataTTCACATTAAATTGCAactaatttttgtgttttacaaggTCAGTGGTTGcggtggccatcctgaattgaGGTGGCTCCAGAACTTAATCAGTCGAAGATGTACACCcaaagattatttcctgaaagtttaattcaaatctggCCACTGGTTTATGAGTTGTTTGccataacagacagacacacagacatgggcataAACATTATCGCCCCCAGCCGAAAGGCAGGTGATCGTGTGATGACAAACAATCAGGCTGAGTCATAAACAGATGTACTGAACTTGTGGGTGCTGATGATACCTGTTGAGAGGGGGTGTGAACAGGCAGCTGTACTTCATCACATTCCTCTGGGGAAAATTGACCTGATTCCACAAGAGCTTGCAGAACGGCATCGATGCAACCTTGA
Protein-coding regions in this window:
- the nod2 gene encoding nucleotide-binding oligomerization domain-containing protein 2; the encoded protein is MFAQELLLRQRAEFLHALCSSGSAQHLESVVDILLAKGVLGWEDYQSLQFPGRTLYANARQLLDLVYTKGADGCGIFVAAVEQVLPEAQRASLSFSGCPPCLEDKEKTQSASAEKLLAQRPSLVCKLQGCIDAVLQALVESGQFSPEECDEVQLPVHTPSQQARRLLDHVSSKGEAAAALVLRFVQQKEESKPQLNQKKPTPTQEFLKYQKKLTSSVSAQSCFLSTYGGTNHMALDDVFTEVQLELPQSGVGVHRALGLEDILGPVGIVNEDADTVLVSGEAGSGKSTLLQKLHLLWAQGAALQDFVLLFPFSCRRLNSEHRELSVQELLFEHCCWPDREQEEIFQFILDHPHLILFTFDGLDELKQSFLDEHRLCRPTQCAPVHLLLFNLIQGSLMKGVRKVVTSRPEAVGPGLKKHLYKEVLLKGFSPFSIDCFVRKHQRDSTVAAKVLASLQANTALLGLCHSPVLCCIVSQCHKELLGCGEGSPQTITDVYLMILQHFFQHHSTVKRTVGGWLQENLKSVLHLGQLAFKGIATSCYIFSDTDLEKCGVTEKDVCMSFFIQSKDMSLGHSKHYEFLHVTMQCFFAALYIVLSSNHDCSTIPKLFELQDMRETSHSSKCFKACLPSSNKQEKILQECASAAETPNLQITATFLSGLLSQRLQKLCFHCCSSVMVEKKSRQVTRCLSKGMQKHFRSIPQPVQGEKKSMHAMPGFVWLIKCIYEMQESSIAKNAISKLQVDHLKLTFCNIGPVECTALAYVLKHLKKPVGLELDNNSVGDVGVEQLLPCMDICNSLYLRNNNITDEGIRKLIANVIHCDNFQKIALFNNSLTDACTQHFSHLLKNKQNFLSLRLGNNNITAEGAKHLAEGLKQNRSLQHLGLWGNKIGDEGAEAIASALESSNSLVWLSLVGNGVGNAGACALAALIRNCTSLEELWLTENCITRTGVELMIQALKQNTHVKSVWLRNNNLSSKEVEEMKEIELRLTF